The DNA region aaaaattaaaccaaacataaaaatatgtacaaacctacaaaaagaactataaattaaggaaaagacataaatttcataatgcttttcaatacaaaagttagtcgtaaatgatgactaacaactcccccaaatttacagttttgcttgtcctcaagcaaagaaagaacaattcacttgtcctcaagtgataaGATCACATTGGTTATTCAAAATTGTGTTTTccaaagaattcaatcacatgaacaCAAGTGGCAAGCAATGCTTTCAACCAACAACTTCTCATAGAGATATGCAGAATTTGAAAGATAGGAACATGATTATTAAGCAACACAAGTGAAATAAACTAGCAAGcaagacaaatatcaaggaagGTTCATCAAGCCAATTCCTCATggtcactgtttcactcaagcacaagtgtttaggcaatttatcaatcaacaaccaacataagtcccaacttttgaatttcatctcatgacATACAATTACAAACACACAAtttgaatccgaaggactttctaggcttctaatgaggctgggctgcaaacaattcatggtttttctaggatgcaaaggcttaagttctaggagagcattcatccttagattaactctttttctttttattccagcTTCAATTACTTGCCTTTTTCATTTAAGGCACTTAGCTTCAAATAACAGCCCACACAACatttattcttgaaatttctttttctctcttttttttttttattttagaagctTTTATTTACTACTTCTAGACAATTTTCTGTATGGTTGTTATTTGTCTTACCATTCTTATCATCACCCAACaatctcccccaaatttggggcaaatttgctttgaatcgtaatgctctcctacaacctaagaaaaGGTAGATGGAGATTATGACTTTACAGGCTCAAGGTTCAGCTCAATCAATGAAAAACAAGCTCAACATGGGTGCAAGGGATTTATCATTCATGAATAGggtaagctttttggctaagtggctatttcaatcaatcatggccttcatcatttccaaaattcatgcattcattctcagagattcatgcaaaagtTGGTACCTAATGCTAGTCGCTCTCTCACAATTAAGATCACACAACTCACTGGGTTGTGGCTAATGATTACCTTCACAATTTATCTGtcaaaccaactaacattttcattcatgtccctaattcatgttctttttcttctaattacTGCATACTTACCCAAGGCAAGTGATCTACGCATCACAATTCACTTAATCCATGCAATCGATCAATTCAAATCAttcacaaacacaaaattttccaATCAAGGCAAACCATTGCATAAATCAAACTGCAAACTATTCAACAAGCTAGAAAATTTGCTAACTAAATAAACTGAATataaaagcataaaataaacataaaaatgtaTCAATAACAGGAAaagtaaatcaaaatttttttaaGGCTCCTCCTGTGCTGCTGTAGGCTCGTCCTAAGGCGAAGAAGGAGCATCCTGGGCTGGCTGAGGAATATCCTGAGCTGTAGCAGACCATGGATCCCAAGTGCTTTGTTCTGCTGCCATATCTACTGCATAATCTGTATCTGCAATGCCATCCTCCTCCTCTGAGACCTCCAAAACTAGTGTAGTGACCGGTGAAGTCCGTGGAGTGGTCTTTGGAGTGGCCTCCGGCTGTGGCTGAGACTTCTGGGCTGCAGAAGCCTCACCTCCCCCCAAAGGAGAAGGCTAcactcctggccaggccacctgtGCTGTAAACTCCTCCATGTTGATGATGGGCTGATGCTGAGTCGAGTCATGGATACTCTACATCACCAGGCATAAGCCATGGTGGAGGCTCTACAACATCGGCACTAGAACGCCTGAGCTCTGCATGGAGGTGCCGAAGGGTGTTGAGATAGATGCTGATGGTGGTGGAGTTGGAGCACAAGGAGCTGGAGgtgtagaagaagaaggagcaGTAGTAGAAGCCTTAGGTCTTGGAGCCTGTGCCTTGTGGGTCCCTGGAAATGTGATCGAAGGATCATCCAGGTTCTAGTAGTTCTTCTTAATATACACCATATTAATGGTAGGGCTGAGAGACTCAAAGGTGAGGGAGTCTGAGACAACTCCTCAGGCGACGCACAAGGCTGTGATAAGTGCGGGAAAGCCGAGCCTGGAGGAGTTGGACTGGGCCATCTGAGAGATCTGTCTAGAGATAAGCGAGCCCATGACCATGTCCATCCTCATAACAAGTCCATAAAATAACCTCGCCCTGTCCATATTCAAATCGAACGTGTGAGAAGTGGGGGCGAGGTTAGAATATGACAAGACACTCCAGGTCTGTGCCAGTGTAGTCAAATCCTTCATCAGGAGCTTCCGGGGTGCACCCTCTGCATTAAGTACAAATCCCTTCCCTGGGATGTAGAGTCTGGAAGCCAGCTCCTGAGGGTCTATGCGAGTGATGTAGACTGCTCCCCTGGCTCCAGAACTAGTGGTGTCTCCAGAAAAACATTCAGAGAGGTGGCATCAAATTTAATCAGCTTCCCCTGCACTCGAACCTGCCTGGGGGATTTGTCTTCAGGATCATATAGgttggcataaaattccttgACCAGGGCCACATCTATGTTCTCATCCATTTGCCTGGTCAAGGATTTATGCCAGTTTTGCCTCTCAAGTTCCCTGCGGAACTCATCATACTCCGTGATGTAAAGAATCACATTCCTCTCTGGAAGAATGTTCTGAGCATATCTCTCCTAGGCGCCCTCAGATATGAATCTGGTGGTGTCATAGGGCTCCCGGGGTCTGGAGACAGTGGATTTCCTCTTCCTGGAGGCCATCtgcataaaaaagaatcacaggaATCAAGTTAGacagattttatttcaaaatgaaagtagaaaaataaaacagaaaaacaGACTGGGTGCTTAGCGAGACTATCTCGCTTAGCGTGCCTTATGAAATTAACAGCTCAAGCTTAGCGCgcaaggcgcgcttagcgcgacaacaCAAAAACATAGACTCTGGCTAAGAGAGACATACTCGCTTAGCTAAAACAACACAATGGCTAAGCGagcatggctcgctaagccttattctCTCACAGAGAGctaattgcgcttagcgagactgactTGCTTAGCACGACACACTACACAGGCTTAGCGCCAGCAAGCGTTTAGCCAAACTTGACCACTGGAACatgattggcttagcgagcaagcTCACTAAGCctaattcaaaaataaagaagaaattgcgcttagcgagactaactcgcttagcgcatgaacaaaaactCGGAAAACTAAATTGctttgggcttagcgagactgactcgcttagcccaagcTTATTCACTAATAGAGGTTGGGTGGCTTAGCGAGACTAACTCACTTAGCCACTAACAGAAGACCAAAAGCCTCTTAGCCTTTGACTCAAGCAACACAACTCGCTAAGTGCGGCACGCcagcttagcgagttcatacgaACACATAAACAAAATCTGGAAATTTAAACACTCGCTAAGCCAAAGTGtagtggcttagcgagttcatacaaaaactcatatattaaaaaaaaatgatgatcatGCTTAGCGGGATAGGgccggcttagcgagttcatcagaAAACCCAGAAATTCATCAaaaattgatgaactcgcttagcgagaacATCGAAAATTCCAGAAAAGTTGGGGCTTTTCAGCCCCCTAACACAGGCCCCTATTAGGCCTGAAAATCTAATCAAAGCATAGCAAAATGGCATACATTATGTGCGAAACAAAACCCCTAAAAACATAATGTCTAGAAATTATCCAAACAACAATCAAATCAACACAAAATTGAAACTTTAAAACACTAAAGAATGgcttctaccctaaggttcaaaatgaaaattaaaatgcaaagtaagagaaacttacttggattgctgGAAATGTTGAGCAAAGAAGGAAGCAAAAGAAGCAAAAGGCAAGGGAGTGCAGTGTAGATGAgtacaaaaaaaaagcagaggaatGCCAATGATAGGAGTTATAATTTGCACAAAAGAAACTGCCTAAGGCAGTAATGTTTATTTTTGGCCATTTCGATTGCCTCGCTTAGCACGGTTCACTCGCTAAGCGAACACTCAATGATGTTTGATTTTTCAGATTTCAAATTCAtgtgcttagcgagacatcTCGCTCAGCCCAattcaaaaattagaaaacccgAGAAGGATttgggctaagcgagcatgTCTCGCGCATAATGAACCCCATACTTAGCGAGATCTGCAACTCTGATTGGTCTGCAACTTTCGCTTAGCGGGCCGTGGGCCGGCTTAGGGAATTAAATGTTTCCTGATGCAGTAGTggggctcgcttagcgagatggtctcactaagcgcaattccaaacCCGAGAGGGATTTGGGCTTAACAGGCTAACCCGCTGGGCCCAATTCACATTAAGGTCTAACAAAGCAAAAATTGCGCTTAGCACACATGAGTGTTTAGTGAGATGAAgctgtgcgcttagcgagatgacTCACTGAGCCCAATTCCAAAAGATGAAATTCCAGAGAGGttattttgggcttagcgcacagggcTCGCTTAGTGAGGCCCCATCAACCAATGAGTAGGGGTTGATGCGCTTAGCACGAGTGATGACTCACTCAGCGCATGCATAACGATTCGCTTAGCGCATAGGGCACGCTGAGTGAGTGGAtgtctaaaaaaaatttctaagttatttttccaTCCACAGCTTCAGAGAAGCTTAATCAACCCCATATCCAAATGCAAAACATGCTGATGATTTTCTCATACAATCACAAATAAGTAATCCTAACTATATGCAATgaacatgaaattaaaaaggGATGGGTttcctcccagtaagcgctcgtttaacgtcattagcttgacgcatcttACTTCATGGATCTGGATCAAATTTGGTTCCAACCTTCTGAACCATCTCCTTCCATCCTTCATTTACCTTTGAACAAACATTCTGGTTGAGCAAATGCTTTTCTtcatcaaacaaatcaaagctGATCTTCTGATCAGCTATGCCCATTTCCAGCTTTATCTTTCCCATATCCACCACGCAAATGGCGGTTAACATGAAGGGACAACCCAAAATCAAGGGGATTTCAGTGTCCTCTTCAATATCCATCACTACAAAATCAGCGGGGAAAGTAAAATGCTTCACTCTAACCAGAACATCTTCAATTACACCATAAGGTTTGTTAATAGAATGATCTACTAGTTGTAGTGTCATTCTTGTTGGCATAATATCCAACTCTCCAAGTCTCCTGCACATGGAGAGCGGCATCAAGTTTATTCTGGCCCCCAAATTAATGAGAGCTTTTCCAACAAACACAGAACCAATAGAGCAGGGAATTGTGACACTCCTAGGATCCTTGTGCTTCAGTGGAAGGATTCTTTGAATCACCACACTGCAATTTCCCTCCACAACAATATTATCACTATGAATGTACTTGCTCTTCTTggttaacaaatattttaaaatttttgaatagagtggcatctgctgcagGGCTTCTCCAAAGGGAATTGttatctccaatttcttgaagatgtCAAGGAACCGAGCTAATTGtcgctccttgtctttctttgaTGGTACCAAAGGATATGGCACCTCTTTCCCTATACATGGAATagcctctttcttcttctcacgTGCAAGCTCACTCTTTGTCTTTCTTACTccctttctttccttctctttttcatttttttctttttctttttcattttcttttccttctccatttatttctttctcattctcatttattttgttctccCTCATctagttttcttctttttccttctcttcttctccttctttaaTCACTAGCTCTTGGTCATCACTAATTCTTCCCTCATCCTCAACCATAGTTGCCTTCCTGCCTCTGGTCATAACAACTTTGCATTCTTCTTTTGGATTCTTCTCAATGTTTGCTCCAAAAGTGCTAGAAGAATTTTCTGCTAACTGTTTTGCTAGCTGGCCCACTTGGATTTCAATGTTTTTGATGGCAAACTCTATGCTCTTGTGGTTTAACACAGTGACCTGCATAAATTGAGCCAGtgtctcctccagcttagttGTTCTGTCATAGAGGCTAGGCCCTTGTTGCTGAGGCCTATTAGATGGTTCACCCTGGTCCTTGTTAAATTGATTTCCCAGATGGGACCTCCACTGCCCTTGTTGCTGGTTATAATTTGAACCTTGCTGAAAACCTAAATATCCACCTGCATTGAATCATGACCTGTTTTGGTTCCCCCCATGTAATTCACCTCTTGTGTTGTGTCATCTAGGGGAATACATCGTCCAGACTCGTGAGCTCCTCCACATATGCTGCAACCTTCAACCTGCAAAACAACTGAATGTGAAGGTTGATTAACATGAAATTGATTAGGCAACTTACTCAATGTTTCTGTTAATGTCTCAAGCTGCTTGGACAataacttgttttgtgccaaaAGTGCATCCTGAGAGGAAAGCTCCAGCAGACTTTGTTTTGTGGGAATATGAGTTCGATCACGCAGTATGACATGATCACTTGCAACCATATTTTCAATTAGTTCCATGGCCTCTTCCAgggtcttcaatttgattttacCCCCAGTAGAAGCATCCAATAGCTGCTTGGACTACGACCTTAACCCATCAATAAAGATATTTAGCTGAATTGGTTCTGAAAACCCGTGAGTCAGTGTTTTCCGCTACAAGCTACAAAATCTTCACTTAAAGACTCATCCGGAAACTGGTGGAAGGAAGAGATGGCTGCCTTTCCTTCTGTTGTCTTGGATTTggggaaatatttcttcaaaaaaatttcaaccacttcatcccaagtcttaAGACTATTACCTTTAAACGAATGTAGCCATCTTTTCGCTTCTCCAGACAGTGAGAATGAGAACAAACTCAGCCGCACAACATCTTCCAACACACCAGCAATCTTGACTGTATTACAAATCTCAATGTAAGTGGCCAAGTGTGTATACGGGTCTTCATTCGGTAAGCCATGAAATAATTTTCCCTGTATTAATTGTATCAAAGAATGAGGGTAAGTAATATTGGGTGCTTCAACTTCCGGCCGTGCAATACTTGTGAAAAACTGCGGCACAGATGAGCTAGAATAATCTTTAAGAGTAACCCTCCTAGGTTGATCTCCAGCCATGATATCAGCCTCGGATGCACCTAATTCAAGTTCCCTTGGTTCTGGAAAAATAGAAGATGACTTAGATGATTGAGGTTCCTCTAGAATTGGTGGTGTTGTCCTGTCCtatagtattttccttcttctttttgcGTTGTTTCTCCTACAAGTGGCTTCAATTTCCAAATCCAATGGAACTAAATCCCCTGCAGAAGATTTACCTCGCATACAAAGAACTAGCAAGAGCAGCGGTTAACCAAtccaagagaaaaataaattatgaactaactattcacacaaaaattaataaaagaataaagaatcaatgcctacaaactgaactaaactttccTAAATGGAAAGAAATTCCCTGGCAGCGGCGCCAAAATACTTGTTTGATCTTTGACAACTGCAAAATCTATCAACATTTGTACTGAGTcataagtaatataaaatggtaagaaccgaatATCGAATCACAGGGAGTTTGTTTCATTTGGAAAAGCGTTCATTCAATAAGTATACATTTGTATACAATCATGAAATGGAAATAAACATAGGATATAGTTGCAATTTTAAagataactacaaaattaactatGTAAATGCGAGAGATAAACAGATGATTAAAAcgttgggtccttctactgagcgacttgatgcaattaaaggtttttctctatttaaggttgtttctgtgttctatgctgaggacAAATACACCAAACACCGATTCCTTGCATGAATGGCCTAATTCTATTTAAAACTCATTCTCGGATGTCTCGTCAAACTTAGCCTAAAAGAATTGCATTATGAttacaacatattaaaaactaaatccctgcactccgtgtccagacatacaattatctagccctgctctatccagttctaaggattcaaaacattttccgatgataaaaatcctaactttacacatACATGGGTGATCAGTccacaagcatgcaataattaaatgaagatagaagcaatgaacacatcaaaacaacattaaatagatattaaaGAGTTTTTACATTTGGTGCTCCCTTGCCCTGCTGCGTCTCTCACGTATATCTCTATTCTTCCCAAAAGCTAAAAACTCTCCTTTTTACACCAACTTCAACTTTTAAGGGCTTTCTATCCTCGAAGGCTCACTTAGCCCCATTTtcacgctaagcgcgagttAGTGATTTTTGTCTAAGCGAGTTAGGCATGCTGGGTGCCAGAAGAGACAAATGACTCACTGGGCGACCTGATGGCGCACTGAGCGTGTGCATGCGTGGCAAATTCTCTTCCAGATTCTCCTCATTCGCTAAGCGAGCTGATGTCTTGCTTAGCGGATGTTGCTTGCTAAGCgcatatgcctcgcttagcgagacaccagctaCTGCAACCTTcttattcttcatcttttcactTAAAACTGAAGTTGAAAACACATTAATTCACAATGAAGGGAATACCtattgcataaaaattaaactaaacataaaaatatgtacaaacctacaaaagGAACTATAAATtggttaaaaacataaatttcatactatttttcaatacaaaagttagtcgtaaatgatgACTAACATAGGATAAGGattgaaaacccctttcctggccatcttcccatgagagaacatagttcctcaccaactcaatgaatggtgctacaagtattgaaaaatatgggacaaaccttttgtaaaagtttgttaagtcattgaatccccaaatttcccttatagttggtggagtaggccactcaggaataacctttattctcttagggtccatgggaagcccttgatcactatttacaaagttaaggaaagtaatggaataaacatacctttttctttattttcatgttgattattcctacaaaaaattacaacaaacctaaggtgtcccatatgagcacctaggtttgcattgaaacaaaaaataagaacaaacctaccttaTGAGTCCATatatacacaaatcatgaagatgttgggtgcatgagtgattttacaaaagagggttacaccactcaacacattcatcataccacctatcatagggatttggtgcctcataatacctattttgggcaccaacaaaacaCAAGGATTTACGCTCTTACAAACCAAAccatcatccaacaactcctttacttgaggaataatctCAAGCTCAAAAGGTATtgcggtgctaagggatgtttcccttgataggagaaggtagaaagattgtttaagaaggagtgcttttttttatatcacattttgttgcaaaatgattttccttctttacaatcttcttagaggaatccttttcctctttttcctttcccttggcctttgaagacaaggccttactatccttccttttcttttggttttctagtttttcttcttgatccctcttatctttcatagttagttgatctttggccacctgtgaaggtgtttgaggatgcaacacaaatttagtgccaagatgggtgagggtaaccTCATAAGTTTGGCCATTGTAAAtaatcttcctatcaaatttccatggccttcctaaaagaatatgcccttcctccatgggaactatatcactattaacttcatccttatatgtcccaatggagaaaggtaccttcacttgttggttaactatcatttccccttgttcattgagccattgaattttataaggtgttgggtggggaatgatagtgaggttcaacttggaaactaatcttgtgctacaacaattgcaacaagatccactatccacaatgagagaacaagttttatctaaaattttgcatcttgttgaaagatgttctctctttgggattgagatagatcacaagattgacctccaaggagccttctaaccattaggaggtcaccttcttcatgggggtagacttcctcactagactcttcaccctttacttcatcttcacttccactagaggaaggggaagaagtaatctcctcttgactactataaattgttggatcgagtggcctcagaataattaagaagggggggttgaattaattattcctaaacctttaccaattaaaaaatttctcttttaaggcttttactaaattgttaagagaatgaggagtagaagataaacttaacagaaagtaaaagcgaaaattaaatgcacagcggaaagtaaaagagtagggaagaaggaaacaaatacacaagagtttttatactggttcggcaacaacccgtgcctacctccagtccccaagcgacctgcggtccttgagatttctttcaaccttgtaaaaaaccttttacaagaaaagatccacaagggatgtaccctcccttgttctctttgaaaccctagtggatgtaccctccactagaactgatccacaagagatgtaccctctcttgttctcagtcaaacccaagtagatgtaccctctacttgtaccacaaaggatgtaccctccaatgtgttaagacaaagatctcaggctgttaaacctttgatactttgtgaatggggatacaaaagaattctcaggcggttaaacctttgaacgcttttgtattagggaatgggaagaatcaaaagaattctcagactgtgtcgtgttgaattctttgacaagggagaagggagacacaaaagaattcaggcggctagtcctttgttcttttggaaaagggagaagagagacacaaaaagaattcaagcggttagtccttggcgaattctttttggcaaagggagaagagaatgaaaaggatgaatagcacaagttttcaaggtttagaaaaccagaaaacttcagaaagcttttggtacaaagaagaagaagttcaaagagattcaaggcttgtaaaggattgtatgaaataagtgttcaagattgttGTTTGAAGGATTgatttaaaatgcaaaacaaagccttgcttttatagactcttcatgtatgGTCAAGAAggtcattcagaagagttattacttttagaaaaacttaaaacccatttgaaaaagtcaaaacctttttgaagagttacatctttagatttttcagaaacaaacactggtaatcgattaccaaataagtgtaatcgatcatgtaacatcctggaaatttctacccggaatttttgaagacgatgtattttgaatgattatatatataagtattattcagtgtctatgcctatatgttcttggtagaagtaggaatagtgggggcaagatatgcgggttaggctaattaaggaagagaaatccataactgggaggttatgggttaattcttaattaattagtttaaacatcatcgttttgcgtgcgacttagaatttaacgaaaccaacctctgaaccacgctcggggttttattttgagcgttttgatatatatattgcttacttttgaaaactggccccgacggacgcagagaaatgcgagaaactggaaccagagaaacggcacgcaaaccgaggcaggattttagcgtttcagaGGTCAGATTTTCcccacttttgtgactgagtatgggtcacagtcaaaaagagaaagtgggccctttttgctccaatcaaatagggacatgtggcagagcttgaataaataatagaaaaagaggaaaaccttttattaaaaccaaaaagcttttctctctcttcactcagccctcactttttttttccagacagctctctctctccctcacgttgccatcCTCTTCCcctccattctccattgaaaccccaacaaagctccaacctttggtgctcatttctgccccaaatcgtgaaaggagagcattttcggggtcgtgaagtgcgtggctacgagtgggacttcgaaatttcaggtttgggtggacttctttctcctttgattttcgtgggtatggggtttggggagatatgatgggtagtcttgctaggtttctgctgtgtgatgattatttgtgaagacatttgctgaaaacttgttgaaattgccatgtttgaatgagttaaacatacccattctgttttagggtttttgtgatgatgttggtGATGTTTacatgctgaaattgctgatggaaaactgttagagatgaagggtagaactaacctagggttagaaagtgagaatgtgatgttatgagtggaaaaagagtgaggctttgagagttggaaggctaagtctgaattctgtggtaaatggaggttaaagtgagttaatactagcttgaaatgtcatttaggacttgggagaaagcttggactgggctagagagaaaaacaaatgatcaaag from Glycine soja cultivar W05 chromosome 8, ASM419377v2, whole genome shotgun sequence includes:
- the LOC114424092 gene encoding uncharacterized protein LOC114424092 translates to MPLYSKILKYLLTKKSKYIHSDNIVVEGNCSVVIQRILPLKHKDPRSVTIPCSIGSVFVGKALINLGARINLMPLSMCRRLGELDIMPTRMTLQLVDHSINKPYGVIEDVLVRVKHFTFPADFVVMDIEEDTEIPLILGCPFMLTAICVVDMGKIKLEMGIADQKISFDLFDEEKHLLNQNVCSKVNEGWKEMVQKMASRKRKSTVSRPREPYDTTRFISEGA